One region of Streptomyces sp. NBC_00442 genomic DNA includes:
- a CDS encoding pirin family protein: MSNLDRRPTLSVCGGRGFVVAEPVRELLSPRTVRLGDSTEVRRLLPNLGRRMVGAWAFVDHYGPDDIADEAGMQVAPHPHMGLQTVSWLHQGEVLHRDSLGSLQTVRPRELGLMTSGRAISHSEETPRSHSRFLHGAQLWVALPDAHRAVEPHFQHHADLPHVTAPGVDATVILGELDGALSPGSTYTPIVGADLALAAGADTRLPLNPDFEYAVLAMSGEAHVDDVPVLPGSMLYLGCGRTELPVRADSDAAVMLLGGEPFEEEILMWWNFVARSNEEIQQARSEWMTGSRFGEVKGYDGPPIPAPELPGVPLKPRGRVR, encoded by the coding sequence ATGAGCAACCTCGATCGCCGGCCCACGCTGTCCGTCTGTGGCGGACGCGGCTTCGTCGTGGCAGAACCGGTGCGCGAACTCCTCTCGCCCCGCACCGTGCGGCTCGGAGATTCCACCGAAGTGCGGCGGCTGCTGCCGAACCTCGGCCGCCGGATGGTCGGCGCCTGGGCCTTCGTCGATCACTACGGCCCGGACGACATCGCCGACGAAGCGGGCATGCAGGTGGCTCCGCACCCGCACATGGGCCTGCAGACCGTCAGCTGGCTGCACCAGGGAGAGGTGCTGCACCGCGACAGCCTGGGCAGCCTCCAGACCGTACGTCCCAGAGAACTCGGCCTGATGACCTCGGGCCGCGCCATCAGCCACTCCGAGGAGACCCCCAGGTCGCACAGCCGGTTCCTGCACGGGGCCCAGCTGTGGGTCGCCCTGCCCGACGCCCATCGCGCCGTCGAGCCGCACTTCCAGCACCACGCGGACCTGCCCCACGTCACCGCGCCCGGCGTCGACGCCACGGTCATCCTGGGTGAACTCGACGGCGCGCTCTCACCCGGCTCGACCTACACCCCGATCGTCGGCGCCGACCTCGCCCTCGCGGCGGGCGCCGACACGCGGCTCCCGCTGAACCCCGACTTCGAATACGCGGTCCTCGCGATGTCGGGCGAGGCCCACGTGGACGACGTGCCGGTACTCCCCGGCTCCATGCTCTACCTCGGCTGCGGCCGCACCGAACTCCCCGTACGCGCCGACTCCGACGCCGCCGTGATGCTGCTCGGCGGCGAGCCGTTCGAGGAGGAGATCCTCATGTGGTGGAACTTCGTCGCCCGCTCCAACGAGGAGATCCAGCAGGCCCGTTCGGAGTGGATGACGGGTTCGAGGTTCGGAGAGGTGAAGGGTTACGACGGCCCCCCGATCCCGGCACCGGAACTGCCGGGAGTGCCCTTGAAGCCGCGGGGCCGGGTGCGCTGA
- a CDS encoding PRC-barrel domain-containing protein, protein MNENVWGYRPMAAHQTGMDLTGYKVEASDGSIGKVDKHSEDVGAAYIVVDTGAWIFGKEVLLPAGVVVRVDREEKKIYVDRSKEQIKGAPEFNKEKHLGNPDYHQEVGSYYGRPRPPQMM, encoded by the coding sequence GTGAACGAGAACGTGTGGGGCTACCGGCCGATGGCCGCCCACCAAACAGGCATGGACCTGACCGGATACAAGGTCGAGGCGAGTGACGGGAGCATCGGCAAGGTCGACAAGCACTCCGAGGACGTCGGCGCCGCGTACATCGTCGTCGACACCGGAGCCTGGATCTTCGGCAAGGAGGTCCTCCTGCCGGCCGGGGTCGTGGTGCGCGTCGACCGCGAGGAGAAGAAGATCTATGTCGACCGCAGCAAGGAGCAGATCAAGGGTGCTCCCGAGTTCAACAAGGAGAAGCACCTCGGCAACCCGGACTACCACCAGGAAGTGGGCAGTTACTACGGCCGCCCGCGCCCGCCCCAAATGATGTGA
- a CDS encoding DUF1003 domain-containing protein, with the protein MSSHDAARRHHPVVVAHRAGRAGNVQLRIADAITKFAGSMTFVYLHAVGFALWMLFVETNPWPTLTLVVSLEAIFLSTFVMIGQNRQAEFQQAKADHDFVEQELELKTNTELTRAIHTMTAELHRRLLATPEEH; encoded by the coding sequence ATGAGCAGTCATGACGCAGCGAGGCGGCACCATCCCGTCGTCGTCGCACACCGGGCCGGCCGGGCCGGCAACGTCCAGTTGCGTATCGCCGACGCGATCACCAAGTTCGCCGGCTCCATGACGTTCGTCTACCTGCACGCGGTCGGCTTCGCACTCTGGATGTTGTTCGTGGAGACCAACCCGTGGCCGACGCTGACGCTCGTCGTGTCCCTCGAAGCGATCTTCCTGTCGACGTTCGTCATGATCGGCCAGAACCGGCAGGCGGAATTCCAGCAGGCCAAGGCCGACCACGACTTCGTCGAACAGGAGCTGGAACTCAAGACCAACACCGAGCTGACCCGGGCCATCCACACGATGACCGCAGAACTGCACCGCCGCCTTCTCGCCACCCCCGAGGAGCACTAG
- a CDS encoding ANTAR domain-containing protein: MTIETSGPEAGFDRQLASLRAQSEKVRRAAATRMVIERALGMVTVLVPCTGQRARALLVDVARHCDVSLRAVAAALVAGPEGEELPDVMQHEIGRALRRLRSAEQH; this comes from the coding sequence ATGACGATCGAGACGTCGGGCCCAGAGGCCGGCTTCGACCGCCAACTGGCATCACTTCGTGCGCAGAGCGAGAAGGTACGGCGTGCTGCCGCGACCCGCATGGTGATCGAGCGGGCACTCGGCATGGTGACCGTCCTGGTGCCCTGCACTGGGCAGCGAGCCCGCGCCCTGCTGGTGGACGTGGCCCGGCACTGCGACGTCAGCCTGCGAGCGGTGGCCGCAGCTTTGGTGGCCGGCCCGGAAGGCGAGGAGCTCCCCGATGTCATGCAGCACGAGATCGGCCGCGCTCTGCGCCGGCTCCGTTCCGCAGAACAACACTGA
- a CDS encoding phosphodiester glycosidase family protein codes for MADRAGRSVDGGVRQDGSGPEPGVAAGEGASGRRRLVPWKPRGRLTPHQLKRRRLATRGALAVCLLCVGTVGYSVGEALTYPGDDSTAARLAGWAREHELGPVVDKLENLQYELDPPQVGGSLPSAALARMKATAPAVPISHRGVPLRAPMRPLVAPGLPGEGVWRALSVAHGEPVVQGTYVRPDGDHTSYQAAIAWISGKKARFELHPGVREPGGSFDVPPTIPEGSRTGLLATWNGGFKVTDGGSRGGFYLHGETAGELRDGAASEVFYKDGSIKIGQWGRDVRMTRDVIGVRQCLELMVDNGQVVPDIDVDSKWGATDQSRMFVERSGVGVTAQGDVVMVVGQALTARTLAEVMRQAGAVRAMPLDMNRAWPSFMSYDGAKNPASPEPTNILDFENPPERYYNQATRDFVAVYAK; via the coding sequence ATGGCGGACAGGGCGGGACGGTCGGTGGACGGCGGCGTTCGGCAGGACGGGAGCGGTCCGGAACCGGGAGTCGCCGCCGGTGAGGGGGCTTCCGGCCGACGGCGCCTGGTCCCCTGGAAGCCCCGCGGCCGGTTGACGCCGCATCAGCTCAAACGACGCAGGCTGGCCACGCGCGGAGCTCTCGCGGTGTGCCTGCTGTGCGTCGGCACGGTCGGCTACTCGGTGGGGGAGGCGCTGACCTATCCCGGCGACGACAGCACGGCGGCCCGGCTCGCCGGCTGGGCCCGCGAACACGAGCTCGGACCGGTCGTCGACAAGCTGGAGAACCTCCAGTACGAACTCGACCCGCCCCAGGTCGGCGGAAGCCTGCCCAGCGCGGCCCTGGCCCGCATGAAGGCGACCGCCCCGGCCGTCCCGATCAGCCATCGCGGCGTGCCCCTGCGCGCCCCGATGCGACCCCTGGTCGCCCCGGGGCTGCCCGGCGAGGGCGTGTGGCGCGCTTTGAGCGTCGCGCACGGCGAGCCCGTGGTGCAGGGCACGTACGTACGCCCCGACGGCGACCACACCTCGTATCAGGCCGCCATCGCCTGGATCAGCGGCAAGAAGGCGCGCTTCGAACTGCACCCCGGCGTGCGGGAGCCCGGCGGCTCCTTCGACGTGCCGCCCACCATCCCGGAGGGCAGCCGCACCGGGCTGCTCGCCACCTGGAACGGAGGCTTCAAGGTCACCGACGGCGGCTCGCGCGGCGGCTTCTACCTGCACGGCGAGACGGCCGGTGAGCTGCGCGACGGCGCGGCGTCGGAGGTCTTCTACAAGGACGGCTCGATCAAGATCGGTCAATGGGGGCGTGACGTGCGGATGACGCGTGACGTGATCGGCGTGCGCCAGTGCCTGGAGCTCATGGTCGACAACGGCCAGGTCGTTCCGGACATCGACGTCGACTCCAAGTGGGGCGCCACCGACCAGAGCCGGATGTTCGTGGAACGCTCGGGCGTCGGGGTGACCGCCCAGGGCGACGTCGTCATGGTCGTCGGCCAGGCCCTCACCGCGCGCACGCTGGCCGAGGTCATGCGGCAGGCGGGCGCCGTGCGCGCGATGCCGCTGGACATGAACCGCGCCTGGCCCTCCTTCATGAGCTACGACGGCGCGAAGAACCCGGCCAGCCCCGAGCCCACCAACATCCTCGACTTCGAGAACCCGCCGGAGCGCTACTACAACCAGGCCACCAGGGACTTCGTCGCCGTCTATGCCAAGTGA
- a CDS encoding MFS transporter, which yields MPTYQELRRTPEFTPLVLVCALQAAATTVSGLALATLVYAATASPLLAALSMFGGSFAQVAGAAALMSAADRLAPRAATAALALGFAVSTALLAAPGLPLVAVFAVLLCQGLAASVGGGVRFGLLGEILPREHRLLGRSVLNMSAGGVQICGFAVGAALLGVLTPRGTLLAGAFLYAAAAAAALRGLGRRAPRATGRLSAGATWRVNSLLWASRSRRLLYLGLWVPNGLIVGCESLFVPYAPGHAGQLFAASAVGMLAGDTVAGRLLGARLRRRLPVPLLLLLAAPYPLLASRPPLPAAVAALAVGSFGYAASLLQQEQLMALVPDGLMGQALGLHSSGMLACQGLGAALAGAVAQRVPAGTAMAVIAAASVAVTLALAAGSGRIRGPRRRVERRRRAPQRVSEG from the coding sequence ATGCCGACCTACCAAGAGCTGCGGCGCACACCGGAGTTCACGCCCCTCGTCCTCGTCTGCGCCCTCCAGGCCGCCGCGACGACGGTGAGCGGGCTCGCGCTCGCCACGCTCGTCTACGCGGCCACCGCCTCGCCGCTCCTGGCCGCGCTCAGCATGTTCGGCGGCTCGTTCGCCCAGGTGGCCGGGGCGGCCGCGCTGATGTCGGCGGCCGACAGGCTCGCGCCGCGTGCCGCGACGGCCGCGCTCGCGCTGGGCTTCGCGGTGAGCACCGCCCTGCTCGCCGCGCCGGGCCTGCCGCTCGTCGCCGTCTTCGCCGTCCTGCTCTGCCAGGGTCTTGCCGCCTCGGTCGGCGGCGGGGTGCGCTTCGGACTGCTCGGCGAGATCCTGCCCCGGGAACACCGGCTACTGGGCCGCTCGGTGCTCAACATGAGCGCCGGCGGCGTGCAGATCTGCGGGTTCGCCGTCGGCGCCGCCCTGCTCGGCGTGCTGACCCCGCGCGGCACCCTGCTGGCGGGCGCGTTTCTGTACGCGGCGGCCGCGGCGGCCGCACTGCGCGGGCTCGGCCGCCGGGCGCCGCGGGCCACGGGACGCCTCTCGGCGGGTGCGACCTGGCGCGTCAACTCCCTTCTATGGGCGTCACGTTCGCGACGTCTGCTCTATCTGGGACTGTGGGTTCCCAACGGCCTGATCGTCGGGTGCGAGTCGCTCTTCGTGCCGTACGCGCCAGGCCACGCGGGGCAGCTCTTCGCCGCCTCGGCCGTCGGCATGCTGGCCGGAGACACCGTCGCCGGGCGCCTCCTCGGCGCGCGCCTGCGGCGCCGGCTTCCCGTGCCGCTCCTGCTGCTGCTCGCGGCCCCCTACCCTCTGCTCGCTTCGCGCCCGCCCCTGCCGGCCGCCGTCGCCGCACTGGCGGTGGGCTCCTTCGGGTACGCGGCGAGCCTGCTCCAGCAGGAACAGCTCATGGCACTGGTTCCCGACGGCCTGATGGGCCAGGCACTCGGACTGCACTCCTCGGGCATGCTCGCCTGCCAGGGCCTGGGCGCCGCGCTGGCCGGCGCGGTCGCGCAGCGCGTCCCGGCCGGGACGGCGATGGCGGTCATCGCGGCGGCTTCGGTCGCCGTCACGCTCGCTCTTGCGGCGGGATCAGGACGAATTCGAGGGCCCCGCCGCCGCGTTGAGCGCCGCCGCCGCGCACCGCAACGGGTGTCCGAGGGGTGA
- a CDS encoding GNAT family N-acetyltransferase yields MTSRVTDPGDGAHAGVRVRRAVARDAKRLTRLVRTSGAYEGPYAPMIAGYRVGPDYIETHRVFVAVGPDDRVLGFYALILNPPELDLMFVADAAQGRGVGRLLVAHLLREARAAGLDRVRIVAHPPAEGFYLGVGAQRTGTVRARPPAVMWDRPELELVTAEG; encoded by the coding sequence ATGACTTCACGTGTTACGGATCCGGGCGACGGGGCGCACGCCGGGGTGCGGGTCCGGCGGGCCGTCGCGCGCGACGCCAAGCGGCTGACCCGCCTCGTGCGCACCTCCGGCGCCTACGAGGGTCCGTACGCGCCGATGATCGCCGGGTACCGGGTCGGCCCGGACTACATCGAGACCCATCGGGTCTTCGTGGCGGTCGGCCCGGACGACCGGGTGCTCGGCTTCTACGCGCTGATCCTGAACCCGCCCGAACTGGACCTGATGTTCGTCGCGGACGCAGCCCAGGGCCGCGGGGTCGGCCGCCTCCTGGTCGCACACCTGCTGAGGGAGGCGCGCGCCGCGGGTCTCGACCGGGTGCGGATCGTCGCGCATCCGCCGGCCGAGGGCTTCTACCTCGGAGTGGGAGCCCAGCGGACCGGCACCGTACGGGCCCGTCCGCCGGCCGTGATGTGGGACCGGCCGGAGCTCGAACTCGTCACAGCCGAGGGGTAG
- a CDS encoding fasciclin domain-containing protein, with product MNALRFRRAAIAVTAAAVLPFALSACGGSDSKKDSSSSSSEAAAPPAAQSSAGGDAAMTDKPFGSACASVPKDGAGSFDGMAKDPVATAASNNPALSTLVTAVKKAGLVDTLNNAQNITVFAPTNDAFAKIPKADLDKVLNDKAMLTKILTYHVVGQKLAPKQLENGSFDTLEKGKVTTTGSGTEYKVNDSANVVCGNVPTANATVYIVDTVLMPK from the coding sequence ATGAATGCCCTGCGTTTCCGTCGTGCCGCGATCGCCGTCACCGCTGCCGCCGTTCTTCCCTTCGCGCTGAGCGCCTGCGGAGGCTCCGACAGCAAGAAGGACAGCTCTTCCTCGTCCTCCGAGGCCGCTGCGCCGCCGGCCGCACAGTCGTCCGCCGGCGGCGACGCGGCCATGACGGACAAGCCTTTTGGGTCCGCGTGTGCTTCGGTGCCGAAGGACGGCGCGGGTTCGTTCGACGGGATGGCCAAGGACCCCGTGGCGACCGCAGCGTCCAACAACCCGGCCCTGTCCACGCTCGTGACCGCGGTGAAGAAGGCCGGTCTGGTCGACACCCTCAACAACGCACAGAACATCACCGTGTTCGCGCCGACCAATGACGCGTTCGCGAAGATCCCGAAGGCCGATCTGGACAAGGTGCTCAACGACAAGGCGATGCTGACCAAGATCCTCACGTACCACGTGGTCGGTCAGAAGCTCGCGCCCAAGCAGCTGGAGAACGGCTCGTTCGACACCCTGGAGAAGGGCAAGGTCACCACGACCGGCTCCGGGACCGAGTACAAGGTGAATGACAGTGCGAACGTGGTCTGTGGCAACGTGCCGACCGCCAACGCCACCGTCTACATCGTCGACACGGTTCTGATGCCGAAGTAG
- a CDS encoding ArsR/SmtB family transcription factor yields the protein MGWWQVGADTLAGSRFVVSPLAETTASLFALLAPSAAHPGERAWLDAHLPAFRARLAADPVTARLMAAVRTARWTADYLVPTPTGDGERSFPAELAEIRATPTATVHADLAETIGGPLPSALLRPDLQDRTADLLDWLWERAVRPDWARRRRVMEADIIARTEQVGRGGWAAALGDMRPGMRWLGESRLQIHAYDHAPQDISAAQLLFLPVTPRHRWVTWDDRGHYAVVYTCTGTLAEAGRSRAPEALGVLLGPARAGVLVLLGAPKSTTHLVALTGQGLGSVGRHLKVLRDAGLVGRRRSGRSVLYYRTPAADALVAASTHE from the coding sequence ATGGGGTGGTGGCAGGTCGGCGCGGACACGCTGGCGGGCAGCCGCTTCGTCGTGTCGCCGCTCGCCGAGACCACCGCGAGCCTCTTCGCGCTGCTCGCGCCGTCCGCGGCCCACCCGGGCGAACGGGCCTGGCTCGACGCCCATCTGCCCGCGTTCCGGGCGCGGTTGGCGGCGGACCCGGTCACCGCCCGGCTCATGGCGGCCGTGCGCACCGCCCGCTGGACCGCGGACTATCTGGTTCCGACGCCCACGGGCGACGGTGAGCGGTCATTCCCCGCGGAGCTGGCGGAGATCCGCGCCACCCCGACGGCCACCGTCCATGCCGACCTGGCCGAGACGATCGGCGGCCCACTGCCCTCCGCGCTGCTCCGCCCCGACCTCCAGGACCGCACGGCAGACCTGCTCGACTGGCTGTGGGAGCGTGCGGTGCGGCCGGACTGGGCACGCCGGCGCCGCGTCATGGAGGCCGACATCATCGCGCGCACCGAGCAGGTGGGCCGGGGCGGCTGGGCCGCGGCGCTCGGCGACATGCGGCCCGGTATGCGCTGGCTCGGCGAGAGCCGGCTCCAGATCCATGCGTACGACCACGCGCCACAGGACATCTCGGCGGCCCAGCTGCTGTTCCTGCCGGTCACGCCGCGGCACCGCTGGGTCACCTGGGACGACCGGGGACACTACGCCGTCGTGTACACGTGCACCGGCACGCTCGCCGAAGCCGGCCGGTCGCGGGCTCCCGAGGCCCTCGGCGTGCTGCTCGGACCGGCCCGCGCGGGCGTTCTCGTCCTGCTGGGCGCCCCGAAGAGCACCACCCATCTGGTGGCCCTGACCGGCCAGGGGCTCGGCTCGGTCGGCCGCCATCTGAAGGTCCTGCGCGACGCGGGGCTGGTGGGGCGGCGCCGCTCGGGGCGCTCGGTCCTCTACTACCGGACGCCGGCCGCGGACGCGCTCGTCGCGGCGTCCACGCATGAGTAA
- a CDS encoding M4 family metallopeptidase, with protein MNNPAPFCTVVPPHVLDRLAQHEDPAVYRPARRTLEHDAQLRTQRRITTVRATAAPTGTPSDKPVRTIYDAGHQETLPGTEVHAESDQPSSDATVNRAHAGLGATFELYLKAYGRHSIDDSGLPLLASVHYGEGYENAFWNGEQMVFGDGDGELFLDFTLPVDVIGHELTHGVTQYTANLDYFGQSGALNESVSDVFGSLIKQYALGQSTDQADWLIGAGLLGPRIHGEALRSMKAPGTAYDDPQLGKDPQPAVMDDYVRTSRDNGGVHINSGIPNHAFYLAATALGGNAWERAGRIWYATLTGGELGTDAQFADFARLTAQTARGLYGDGDEIQAVLKAWSQVGVPVT; from the coding sequence ATGAACAATCCCGCCCCTTTCTGCACCGTCGTACCTCCCCACGTCCTCGACCGGCTCGCCCAGCACGAGGACCCCGCGGTGTACCGGCCCGCGCGCCGCACCCTGGAGCACGACGCCCAGCTGCGTACCCAGCGCCGGATCACCACGGTCCGCGCCACCGCCGCCCCCACCGGCACCCCGTCCGACAAGCCCGTGCGCACGATCTACGACGCCGGGCACCAGGAAACGCTGCCGGGCACCGAGGTGCACGCCGAGAGCGACCAGCCCTCGTCCGACGCCACCGTCAACCGCGCGCACGCCGGGCTCGGTGCCACGTTCGAGTTGTATCTGAAGGCGTACGGGCGCCACTCCATCGACGACTCCGGGCTGCCGCTGCTCGCGTCCGTGCACTACGGCGAGGGCTATGAAAACGCCTTCTGGAACGGCGAGCAGATGGTGTTCGGCGACGGGGACGGAGAGCTCTTCCTCGACTTCACGCTGCCGGTCGACGTCATCGGCCACGAACTGACCCACGGGGTCACGCAGTACACCGCCAATCTGGACTACTTCGGCCAGTCGGGCGCGCTCAACGAGTCCGTCTCCGATGTGTTCGGCTCACTCATCAAGCAGTACGCCCTCGGCCAGAGCACCGACCAGGCGGACTGGCTCATCGGCGCCGGGCTGCTCGGGCCCCGCATCCACGGCGAGGCGCTGCGCTCGATGAAGGCCCCCGGCACGGCGTACGACGATCCTCAGCTCGGCAAGGACCCGCAGCCGGCGGTCATGGACGACTACGTACGCACGAGCCGCGACAACGGCGGGGTGCACATCAACTCGGGCATCCCCAACCACGCCTTCTACCTGGCGGCCACCGCGCTCGGCGGCAACGCCTGGGAGCGAGCCGGGCGGATCTGGTACGCCACGCTCACCGGTGGCGAGCTGGGCACGGACGCCCAGTTCGCCGACTTCGCCCGGCTGACCGCGCAGACCGCGCGCGGTCTCTACGGCGACGGCGACGAGATCCAGGCGGTGCTCAAGGCCTGGTCCCAGGTCGGCGTGCCGGTGACGTAG
- a CDS encoding COG4705 family protein yields MGQPINEAMTRPAEEGRRHRATSPDGSALSKVPEITALFWIVKVLTTGMGETASDYLGRTLGPVPAGALGFAGLTLALAAQLRGDRYRPWTYWSAIVMVSVFGTMAADVIHVIAGVPYALSTAAFTVALAGVLTAWYLSEGTLSIHSIRTRRREVFYWATVLATFALGTAVGDLTAGTLHLGYLTSGILFAALIAVPALSGRYLGLDAVAAFWWAYVLTRPLGASFADWMGVPADRAGLGWGTGPVTLALIVPIAALVAHLAKRHRAGLR; encoded by the coding sequence ATGGGACAGCCCATCAATGAGGCGATGACGAGGCCGGCGGAAGAGGGCCGCCGGCATCGGGCCACCTCCCCGGACGGCTCCGCCCTGAGCAAGGTGCCCGAGATCACGGCCCTGTTCTGGATCGTCAAGGTGCTCACCACCGGCATGGGCGAAACCGCGTCGGACTATCTGGGCCGCACCCTCGGCCCGGTCCCCGCCGGAGCCCTCGGGTTCGCGGGACTGACCCTCGCACTGGCGGCACAGCTGCGCGGCGACCGGTACCGGCCCTGGACGTACTGGTCGGCGATCGTCATGGTCAGCGTGTTCGGCACCATGGCGGCCGACGTGATCCACGTGATCGCGGGCGTCCCGTACGCACTCTCCACCGCGGCCTTCACCGTGGCGCTGGCCGGGGTGCTCACCGCCTGGTACCTGAGCGAGGGAACGCTGTCGATCCACAGCATCCGCACCCGCCGCCGAGAGGTCTTCTACTGGGCCACCGTGCTCGCGACCTTCGCGCTGGGCACGGCGGTCGGCGACCTCACGGCGGGGACGCTGCACCTCGGCTACCTCACGTCGGGCATCCTCTTCGCCGCGCTGATCGCCGTACCCGCCCTGTCCGGCCGCTACCTCGGGCTCGACGCGGTGGCCGCGTTCTGGTGGGCGTACGTCCTGACCAGACCGCTGGGCGCGTCCTTCGCCGACTGGATGGGGGTTCCCGCCGACAGGGCGGGCCTGGGCTGGGGCACGGGCCCGGTCACCCTGGCCCTGATCGTCCCGATCGCCGCCCTGGTCGCCCACCTGGCGAAGCGGCACAGGGCCGGCCTGCGCTGA
- a CDS encoding class F sortase: MSWPTRLFGSGRRRLLASAAAVLLLAAGGTVSLGISSQHHAPQPPASAALPTGVPPTSAPDKAFGAGGNTPSPTGSPSGVPAGPTAATPAARNAPAVTPTAISIPAIGVHHRLLSLGQNKDGTLEVPPMSDVSAPGWYRNSPAPGQVGPAVILGHIDGTTGAKGVFYALGALRPGDTVSVTRRDNSVAVFRIDGVNTYPKDAFPTLTVYGNTTNSQLRLITCGGRFDHATQHYLDNTVAYATLTGIHPA; the protein is encoded by the coding sequence ATGTCTTGGCCGACACGACTGTTCGGCAGTGGCCGCCGACGCCTGCTGGCGTCGGCGGCCGCCGTCCTGCTCCTGGCAGCGGGAGGGACCGTGTCCCTCGGGATATCCAGCCAGCACCACGCGCCCCAGCCGCCGGCTTCGGCCGCGCTGCCGACGGGCGTCCCCCCAACTTCCGCCCCGGACAAGGCATTTGGGGCCGGAGGTAACACGCCGAGTCCGACCGGCAGCCCGTCCGGCGTTCCGGCGGGGCCCACGGCCGCAACACCGGCGGCCCGGAACGCCCCGGCTGTGACTCCCACCGCGATCAGCATCCCGGCGATCGGTGTGCACCACAGGCTGCTGAGCCTCGGGCAGAACAAGGACGGCACCCTGGAAGTGCCGCCGATGTCCGACGTCTCCGCACCGGGCTGGTACCGGAACTCACCAGCCCCCGGCCAAGTGGGCCCGGCGGTCATCCTCGGCCACATCGACGGAACCACCGGAGCCAAAGGCGTGTTCTACGCGCTGGGCGCACTGCGCCCCGGCGACACCGTGAGCGTCACTCGCAGGGACAACAGCGTGGCCGTGTTCAGGATCGACGGCGTCAACACATACCCCAAGGACGCCTTCCCCACCCTGACCGTCTACGGCAACACCACCAACTCCCAGCTCCGTCTGATCACCTGCGGCGGCCGGTTCGACCACGCCACCCAGCATTACCTGGACAACACCGTCGCCTACGCCACCCTCACCGGAATCCACCCGGCCTGA
- a CDS encoding tetratricopeptide repeat protein, with the protein MSSPHRHVTDSYYEFGTAADRWGRALMFFDAKEYVTAADILAGLVAETPEQVAPRLLLARAYYHSARLRKAEAELRAVLERDPVEQYAALMLGRTLERQGRPAEAAPHLRMAAAMAGQFPPPDSTRGASSGPG; encoded by the coding sequence ATGAGCAGCCCACACCGTCACGTCACCGACAGCTACTACGAGTTCGGCACGGCCGCCGACCGCTGGGGCCGGGCCCTGATGTTCTTCGACGCGAAGGAGTACGTCACGGCCGCCGACATCCTTGCGGGCCTGGTCGCCGAGACACCCGAGCAGGTCGCACCGCGGCTGCTGCTGGCTCGCGCCTACTACCACTCGGCCCGGCTCCGGAAGGCCGAGGCGGAGCTGAGGGCGGTACTCGAACGCGATCCCGTAGAGCAGTACGCCGCCCTCATGCTCGGCCGCACGCTCGAACGCCAGGGCCGTCCCGCCGAAGCCGCCCCGCACCTGCGGATGGCGGCGGCCATGGCGGGACAATTCCCCCCGCCCGACTCCACCCGCGGCGCGAGCTCGGGTCCTGGCTAG
- a CDS encoding peroxiredoxin: protein MAAIPQQGRFVPDFALPGGILSQNVFERGEYRLCAERGRPLVLTFYPGDDTPVCTRQLCSYSSGLEAFADCGADVWAISPQSLDSHEAFARKHQLAMPLLADTERVVARAFGITAPGIGLRRAVFLIGPDGTLFWKHVTLLGATFQSVDTLSRQLARLAAL from the coding sequence GTGGCGGCCATTCCGCAACAGGGTCGGTTCGTGCCGGATTTCGCACTGCCCGGTGGCATCTTGAGCCAAAATGTTTTCGAGCGTGGCGAGTACCGGCTGTGCGCGGAGCGCGGGAGGCCCCTGGTTCTCACCTTTTACCCGGGTGACGACACGCCGGTCTGCACCCGCCAGCTGTGCTCGTACTCCAGCGGCCTTGAGGCGTTCGCCGACTGTGGTGCCGACGTGTGGGCCATCAGTCCGCAGTCGCTGGACAGCCACGAGGCATTCGCTCGAAAGCACCAGCTCGCGATGCCGCTGCTGGCCGACACGGAGCGGGTTGTAGCGCGCGCCTTCGGCATCACCGCCCCTGGGATCGGACTGCGGCGGGCGGTGTTCCTCATTGGCCCCGACGGCACCCTCTTCTGGAAACACGTCACCCTGCTCGGTGCCACCTTCCAGAGCGTGGACACCCTGAGCCGACAACTTGCCCGACTCGCGGCGCTTTGA